A single Melopsittacus undulatus isolate bMelUnd1 chromosome 11, bMelUnd1.mat.Z, whole genome shotgun sequence DNA region contains:
- the TMEM250 gene encoding transmembrane protein 250: MPVIPIPRRVRSFHGPHTTCLHSACGPVRTTHLVRTKYNNFDIYLKSRWMYGFIRFLLYFSCSLFTSILWVALSILFCLQYLGIRIFLRFQYKLSIILLLLGRRRVDFSLMNELLIYGIHVTMLLVGGLGWCFMVFVDM, translated from the coding sequence ATGCCGGTAATCCCCATTCCCCGCCGGGTCCGCTCGTTCCACGGCCCCCACACGACCTGCCTGCACTCGGCCTGTGGCCCGGTGAGGACCACTCACTTGGTGCGTACCAAGTACAACAATTTCGACATCTATCTCAAATCCCGATGGATGTATGGATTCATCCGTTTCCTGCTGTACTTCAGCTGCAGCCTGTTTACCTCCATCCTCTGGGTGGCACTCTCTATCTTGTTTTGCCTTCAGTACCTTGGCATCCGGATCTTTCTGCGTTTCCAGTACAAACTCTCCATCATCCTCCTCTTACTGGGGCGAAGGCGTGTAGACTTCAGCCTCATGAATGAACTGCTCATCTATGGGATTCATGTGACCATGCTGCTAGTGGGGGGGCTGGGATGGTGTTTCATGGTATTTGTGGATATGTAA